Genomic segment of Primulina tabacum isolate GXHZ01 chromosome 11, ASM2559414v2, whole genome shotgun sequence:
TAACAGTACACTATACATACCTTGTTCAAGATAATACGATCTGCATAAGCAATTTGTTCCACAGCCTCATTCACCACAAACCTTGGTTTTACTTCATTCAAATGTTTCATGGCATTCACAGAGTCAACTAGAGTAACAACTCCATCAAGTTTCACATTCTGTGAAAGCAGCTCATCACTACAAAATGTTTCAATAACAGGACCAGGTTTTGCAAGACCTGTACAGCAAGACCCATCAATTAACAGCCTAATTATATCGATTACGATTGAGGCATAATGTCAAATAATAGCTCTTGCATAAACTGAGACTAATCTTTTGACATATCAATCAGCCTAGGTTATCAAAATCTTAATGCTTACCTAACATGACACATGAAAAAATCATAGAAAGACAAAGGAAACCAACGAGAAACATTAGCAATCCAGATTGTTCGTGCTTTGGTTAGACCATCAACTTCACCATGTGCAAGGAtatatatgtatcaaaatcattACAGTTCAACATTTACAGTTACAGACCTGTTGTTTCTATCACAATGTGGTCGAATTTGTCTCGCTTCTTCCTAACCAACtccaaaagcattttgacaagATCACCACGCACAGTACAGCAGAGACAACCATTATTTACCATAATAATATCCTCGTTAGATGATGAATGACTGGCTACTAATGAACTATCAATATCAACTTCACCAAACTGCATCCAAAATTACACAAAATTAAAAGCAGCAAAAGTGGGTACTACAACATACTATAAAATTGACATAACATTCTAAATATCTCCTTCAGAACAAGTTTCGAAGCATGGGATTGCTAAACAACAAAGATAAGTTCTTAGAAACACTTGTTTCCTGCCAattaaatttctaaaattttagaGCTTGTTTAACAGCAATCACTCATAATTTCATGGAACTTCCAATTGTTTCTCAAACTCAGAGGGAAAGGAAAAAAAGAAGATGCAGCGAATATGGATACTTGATCCATTACTTCCTCGTTGTATAATAATACGTGGTTTAAGAATtctgatacaaaaataatataaatcttaATCATATACTAAACTGCTATAGCACACAAAAAAAAGTTATCGGCGCACCTCATTTTCAATTACCGCGATCCGCTTGCCATGCTGAGACGTCAATATATGATTCAAAAGGGTAGTCTGCCAGTATGCAAACAGAAGAAAATTTATATCCATAGTATATAAgctgaaaaaaattaatacacAAGCGCATAGGCTTAGCTTAAGGTAGCCAACCCTTGTATACTTACTGGTGATTCATTCAAAGCATGAACAACAACATCTAGTGAAAACATACTAAACTTCCTCAAATGTAAGTCCACGGATTTTAATCACAGTTAAGAAAACCTCCAATTCAAACAATATCCTACGAACccaataaaacaaataaaaataaaatcttttagCCAGAAAAAAAGTAACCCATTTGCTTCAGAACAACAGAGATTCAATCTACCGAAACGAAACATGCTTGACAACAGAGAATAGTCCATCTACCTTTCCAGAGCCCAGAAAACCGGTGATTATGGTGGCAGGAATTCGACTATCGAGATTCAACGCAGCAGCGACAGATGAATTCAGATCTTGGGTGATGAGCTCAGACGCATCGGTGGAGAAGTTTCTTCCACGGAAATTTACTCCAGATCGGGAGTAGGATTCCAGGTGAAGAAGAGAATGGAGAGCCGTTACCAAAGAATGTTTAAAACGACATTGGAATAGGGAGCGGGAGACGGTTCGGGACGTCGTTTTGTAGAGCAAACATGTGAGAGCAGTAGCCATTGAATTTTGATGGAGAAATCTTGAAGGGGAGCTCCAAAGCTTTAAACCCTAAACTAGAGGTTTTACGAGCCTCAAGAGCGTGAACAGCACGCGCATTCAAATTTAAATACGttgtaacaaaaataaaataaaaattgttaacggcaattatttattaattaaagtaGGAAAATGGGACACAAATGAAATATGAACCCATGtttcaaaaaatgaaaataaaaattgattttGGATTTCATAAATTTATATATGGAAAGATTGGACGGgattttatgaaattaattgaaatattttcaaaatttgttggatTTATTGGAGATTTTTATAAAAGGAGGATAAAATATGTAGAGAGttagaaattaagaaaaattgttTGAAGCTAAAAAAATAGAGTAGGTTTCTTATGAGATAGTTTCACGAATCTTtctatgtgagacgggtcaaccctacctatattcacaataaaaaataatattcttagcataaaagtaatactttttcatggatagcccaaataagagatatgtctcacaaaatacgacccgtgagaccgtctcacacaagtttttgccaaaaaaatataaatagaaaACTAGAATATAACCTATTTTTATAATGGATGTATCCTACGTTACATAcaatagataaaatatttttttaaaaaaaaatcatactaTTTTTTACCTGAAATATATTCAactttttgataaaaaaaatccatCTAAATACGTAATAAGTTAAATTTTTGAAGCGATATCAGATCCGATATGACTCAAGATCGACCTATTACAATTTTTGAAAGATTAAAGATACGCTTCAACTTATATGAATTAATCTCCGACTCATATCCAAAATCAACGAgttatacataattttttacatttgtttttttatttagcttataCAATTATAACAAATATTAAAGACAATATTCAAACATCATCAATAATACATTTGCaacaaaatatatgattttatgtaATGAATTATTCATATAAATCCAAATTTTTCGAAAAAGAATAATTCATATAAATCTTACAAACATATTAATTGGAAATAGACAATATGAAATCAACAAAAGAGACGAGGaaaattgataaaaataaataaatagatataTAGAAACCTAAAAACAGGTTAGATATGTATCACATATCATCTACTACCCAACCCATAGATATCCTGGTTACAATAGTTGTCGAACCGGTCGAGTTCGGACAAAATGCCCATTCTAACCATGCCAATCGCCACCCTCGGAAACTCATAGTTGAAATGAGACCGGCCAATCGGTCCGGCCATCTGCTGTCGTCATAATTAATGACTCAAGTTTGAGTTTCCCTTCCcctattgttaaaaaaaaaaaaaaaaaaaaataaaaattagcaCTTAAAAATAGCCCCTACAGTTTTGTttcatttttaatcaaaattctcACAAACATCAGTCAGATATGATAAACAATATTTACCAAATAAAATCCAACGAAAAGACCATTTCTACAACCACACTGTACTTGATCGACTCTTTTTACAAGGTAGCATCATTGGAAATTTGCTTAGTACACAGACATGGCGAAAGATTGCatggttaaaatatttttcaaaattaaacatTATAGAGCATGAACAAGATAAAAGACATGGAACATGAATAAAACAATTTGCTGAGCTACCAAAAGTACGTAACACAAAAAGTGCCCTCTTCTGATTTTCTTTTACGTTTGAAATAGACGGAAACGAgaaaaaaagagatgaaaatTTACAGTAGTatgcccaaaaaaaaaaaaaagtaattggACAGGTTGTATCACTCGAGACCCTTCTCAACTTGTCACCTAGACGGGGTTTCAGATGGCTGGCTATTTAAAGCAGAACTAGAAGGAATAGAAGGTAAAGCCCCGTTATCTTGCGGGGTCGATCCACCCCACTTCGTCTCTGCATCTGAAGGTTCAATGACATGAACCGCACCATCGCTCATGCCAAGTGCAAACTGATTCGGATCTGATGGATGAGCTGCTATAACCACTGGGAAGGCAATGTTGTTGCTGCACAAGAAAAGGTTTTTCCCCAAACAATTGAGAAGTAGACCGTGAAATCACATTGAGAAATGGATACTGATAGAGATGGTAAATTTTCAAAAGGAAACTTTCTTCAACATCAAATTCGACCTACGAGCTCAAGCTTTTCGAGGAAAATGGTTTCCGGCATAATATCAGAGCAAGTATTTCATGAGTACAAAACCATAGGTGTGTAATCCcctatatattttattaagtggatttacGAGCTTATTCATGAACCTTTGAAACTTGCCTCGTGCCTAATTCCCAGATTTACAGCTTACATATAAGTGAGTGCACTAAAATATGAGGTCATTTGTTAAGCCACCTCCCATGATTATGGAAAAAGTTACTTCTAACAACACAATATGTAAACTGCGTTGGTCGTCATTGTAAGAGAGTGGTGCATGGGGTGGAGTGAGCAACCATGATGATAAAAAGAAACATTTCAATTAGTCTCCCTCAAGAATCTCACAAGTTTCTACCCACTCGCATACCTGGAAACTGATGAAGATAAGTAAGCAGTTGGTGCTATCTGGCATCGAAGGCTTAAACTGTCCGCATCAAAGAGTCCAACAGCACCATCACAAAATCCAGTGATAATCATCATGCCGTCGCACGAGTATATGGCACTGGAAATACCAGCAGAAAGAGTGTCCCTCGGGTACCACTACCATTAAAGTGTAACTATATCAATAAATAATATCTTTGGGAGACATAGAAACTAGATTAACACGGAGGAATATTCATGGTCATTACTCTAACTATACTGCATGATGGAGTGAGTCTAGTCACAGAAAATACTCTTTCCTCCCAAAACACTGAAATCTCACATTGGACAAGAAGTTTGAAGACCTACAACAGTATATaaacaagtggaatagtcttggTCTACACTAATTCACTAATTCAAAGCAATATGATACACTCACCGATCGTGAACATTCCAGTTGAGCATCATAAATTGCGATTTGGCTTTCATGAACAACCAGAAGATGAGATTGATTATTGTGGAACTGAACTCTCGTTTCTCCGACAAGAGCAGAGGGAAGCCCAGGAGGCGCCTGTATGGGCCGTGATTTCTTCTTCTCCCATCCATCCATGCTCCAGACACACAACTGCATTCATATTAGTTAGAAAAAATTACcgcaaaaaaaaatcataagcaTCATAAAAACTCCAAAATGTTCCAACGTGAAAAAGTGTGGATAAAGTTAAAAAATTCTCTACAACGGTAGGCTTGCCTGTGCATCAACTCCAGATGATACCAATGTGTTCAAACTCTGCGAAAATGCAAGCCCTGAAATTCGTTTTTGGTGACCCATCAGCTTGGTTTTGACCTATTGCGTAAAGTGAAAATAATGAGCACCCAACATATCAACTAAAAGAGTGACCAAAttcataaaagtcataaaaattgATTACATGGAGGACCAACAGCTTCGAACCTTCCGTTTAGAACAAGAGCAAATAGATTATTATTCTATCGAACTAAAGGCAATTTATGTCATTATTGATATCATCATTTATGCTGAAAATAAAGAGAGAATTAACTCAAAAAATGTTCTCATTATTTTGAAAACGCAAGACCGTGAATATTTTTTGCTCCCGTGATCCACCAAAAACACAACCACCATAAAAACATAGGTTCATCAAACTGAAATAGAGACATGGTTATGATCATAGGTAAACAGAAAAGCTTACCTCATCAACCCGGACATTGTATATTTGTATGGTAGAGTCTTCCATCCCAATAGCAATTATGTTGTTATCCTGGGGATGAAATGCAAGATAAGTTGCTGCAGGAGGCGGTGGCATGAATGTCGTCATGACCTGAGCAGAATTAAATACTCATTAAATGTTCTAAACACAAAGATATATAAAACGAAAATTGAAGTGTAATAGGTTTTGAGCTGAAAATGTTGACAAACCTTAAAGGTCATCATGTTGAACAAGGAGACTTTCCCCCCTGAGGCTGACATAACATAAGAATCATTTTTTGACAAGGCAATACAGGAAACTGAGTCTTCTGTAGTCTTGACATCACTCATGTCATTAGACATGAGAGCCCCATTAGTAGGCTGCCACAGTTGTGGCACACTGAAGGCAGAAGACTGAAAATGATATATCAAAGGGTTACAAGAGCTGCATAATACAATTAAATAATGTTGAATAGAATTCTCAAGTTTAACCTTTCCAGATGGGTTTCGCTCATTGCGTGGCCACTTCCACAACTTATGAACAGCATTGGTAGCCAGCGCAAGCAGAGCTAGACCAGAATTCGTGTACAGCAACCGCACAACCTGCAGGACATGGAGCTGGTTACATATGAAACGGAAGGAtgcaaaaatttaaaagtcaaaAGTAGGTATAAGGTGTAGAGATGAGTGGAAGTAGTTTCAAGAATAACAAATATAGCATGTATTAAGCAACTCAACTCTTACAACAACTACAGGCAATGTATTAATTCAACATAGATAATGGTCAAGACTTTTCCTCATTATTATATACTTCCTTCCATCTTCCACATAACATACCTTGCTAGCAGCCAGTGGATCAGGAAGCTTCAAAGTCTTGACCTGCGATGAATCAGCTATGTCTGGGAACTTCCAACTTTTAACTTTATCACCAGTATCAAGAATCCGTGGTTTTACATCAGCCGCCCTGCTACTTTCTACAGTGGCCTgtgattttttcaaatggaaCGAGCAAATCAGTGCACGGTACAAAGATGTAATGAAATTTCAATTCGGATTCAAAAGTTATCAATAGACAGTACACTAAAATGAAAATAAGAGCATTAGTGTATTACCATATTGCCAAGGGACATTGGTTGTTGAGTTCTATCAGTACGTTCAAGGATGGGCGATATTGAAGCAGAAACATTAGGAATGGGACCTAACGAACCAGCAATTGCAGGCTACAAAAGAAGTTGCATGTGAGGACTTAAAactaaaaatatcaaacatCTGAAGAATGGTACGagagaaaatagaaaatactttcACATTCACTGCTTCTGAAAAACCACGAGGCCCGTCAAACACTCTGGTTTCGAGCATTCTCAACAAGCGTTGCCCATCACCATTTGCCAAAATCTTAATTCCATTGTCACTTGTTGTAACTGCCAGCAATGAGCCTTCCTTATTAAATCTTAACCTAGGGCTTGCCTACAAGGAAAATGTCATCCATAGCAGCTTCAGGACTATCTGGTTTCGCAGAGCATATCATATGCTGTATGGACATCAAGGTTAATTTCTAAAAATACTAACAGGCAGTCCACCATCGCCATCCGTACAAGTAAGCGTGTTGGTGTGGTCCATGTCCCAAAATTTTATCTGAAATTCATCACCCGCAGCTAAGAAACGGTTCCTTGTTGTGTCAAACTGCACAACACCCAAAGAACGCTTCCGAAAACCAGAGTATGTTCTCTTGATAGCTCCTTCACTCTCATTCCACTCAACGAGGTGAGATTCACCATCTTTGCTTGTTCCACAAGAGAAGAGTCTGAAAGGAATAGATATAAATAATTGATCAAATCCGAGTAATCAGATGCCCAATAACATCGATACAAAAAGTATCACCATATATTAAAACCTAATTACAGTGCACAGATTGCAATTCCCACTTTAACACTGATTTCAGTTTATAATTTACAATTCGACTACAACAGGAGAATCAAATTATGTCATCGTAACTCAAATCTTCTACTTTATCTTTATACATGCATGCCATCGTCAGATTACAGTTTCACAAGTTACATCTCGGTACATTTCACCACAAATTCACTCAAGAGTAATCTGGTCAGCCCATGTGATAGAAAGACCAGTTACTAACATGAGTGGAGAACATGACTCATTTTCTTTCAGCTACGCAGTTGCTTCCTGTAGACAAATGCAAGTATCTAATGTTGAAACTTCAGGGTGGACTATCACTACTTTTAATCTTGAAGCAGCAGATGGTTCAGGCACCTTCCTTCCCCAACTTTTCCTGTCAAATTGATATTCATTTGATCAATTCCACTGGACCACACAATAACTTAATCCGCTCGCTATCTACCACTTTGTTTATTTCTTCGAAACAGTATCAAGCTTAACAGTTGGATTCTCTCACATTTACCAGCAACAGAATGCGAGAGTTGATTATTTTGTCTTGTATTCCCCCATCGTCCCATGGTACTTGCTAAAAGATCATATGAGCATTTGCTTTCTAGGTTACAACTTTTCTCATCTTCAAATCCAAGCCAAGACTGACTTCGGGTGCTGGTGCATTTTGATTGAGTATGTCCTGCTAGCAGGGAGGAGTTTCTTTTACTCGCATATATGGCTAAAAGGTGATCTACTTTGTCTAACAGGGTTACCCCGGCTGGTAGACAATCGACTTCAAAAATTTTAGCGACTTCCAAAGCGTTCCCAACTTGCACAAGCCTAACTACGAAGATGGATAAACTGATCACATATAATGATTTCATGTCTTCAGATGATTATTTCAATATCTTGGTGCCTGCTAAGCCAGCAGCGTACCTGGAGCTCAGCCAATTCTAGTTCTAGATTTTCATATTCTTAAATTTTCTGGAATGTTAAAAAGTCAAATAACAATGGTCATAAAGGAGGTAAAATATATTCTTGTTATAGAAATGTACAAGTACGAAAGCTAATTTTTCAGTCATGACAATATGCTAAAATGATCAAAACGGGATTTTATTGCACCTGGTTCCATCAGCGCTATATGCCATTGTTGTGCACCAAAGTCCAGGGGCATCGTAATCTACTCTTGATCCCAAGGAATCATAAAGCCATGCCTTTATTTTCCCATCAATAGCAGTAGAAAATATGAACTGCAGGTTGAATAGATTCAGATCACCCCCTCTAATGTATTCAAATGAAATAGTGTAAATGAAGATCATTAAGCAAATAGTAGAAGACCTTAGCATGAAATAAGAGAGATAGCAATGACTATTAATGTACCTGAAAATTCTCTTTATAGGAATAACTATTAATGTACCTGAATATTCTCTTTGTACTGAGGACAGACAGAATACACGGGAGCTTCATGGCCTTCAAATGTATACTGCCTGCGACCAACAACAGCATCCCACACCTGTACACAACAGCCGTGTAAACTTTCAAGTTACAAAGCGTAAGACTTTGTCGAGTTTCATAAAGCTGATACCTTAATTGTCTTGTCATCCCCACATGTAACTATGCACAGCTGCTTATTGGGATGAGCGAAGGCAATATCATTAACACCACCAATATGAGCATCAATCTACAGTTTCAAAAATGTCATCACCACTTGAAAATGTGTTTATAAGGGAGATAGAAAGAGAGATTTAAGTAATCCTCACTTCTAAGTGTTGTCTCAACTCTCCAGCTGGATTATAAGTATATATCTGAACAATGTGTTTGGAGAAAGCAAcaccttaaaaaaataaaaatttttaaaaaaatatcaataactTCTAAACCAAGTCAAGAAGTCAAAATTTTAAGTACAGTCTCGAAACACGTGGGTTTTTTTACCTAGTATAGATCCATCTGGGCCCCATACACATCTATTGACTGATATGGTAGCATCTTTAACCAAAGTTGTCTGAACAACAGCATTAAAGTTTAAATTAGTTTGACAATGTTAAAATGGATAAGAACCTGAAAGATAGAGATCCCAATTTTCAAAACAAAAGAGCTAAGCATTAAATGTTTTGTGGATACTCACTTGGAATGGCATTGAACAAGCTGATATGTCCCAAACCTTAAACGTTTTAAGTGCTAACCTTTCTCGGGACCCAACTTCCCATATGCTAATATCACCGACATTTGTTCCAACTACAACGCAGATAGCAGTTGGCACAAGTTCAAAAATTCTCCAAGTTGCACAGTACTAACTTTATGTTTATATGCTTGCAGAGAGATATGACAATAAATGACATTTTAGACAATGCTAAATTGAAGCCATCAAagtaaaaatataaaacaaaaatgGATTCCGTCAGGCATGCAAAAGCTATATCAAAAAGAGAAATGATCAACCTAGAAGAACAGTCTCTTGTTGTGGATGGAAGTCCATGCTCATGACATTAGATCCTTGGTTAAGGTTCCGCACAACAGTTTTGGGAAGGTCATCCGGTGAATATATGTTTGAAGGATGAGAAGATCCAGAAAAGGAAACCTACAGAACAAAAAGAATGAATGAAATTACAGAAGTGTCTTACAGTATCCAAACTAGGAGGCTACAATGACGGGGAAACAGGAAAAGGCAATATAACATTATTAATGGATTAAACTATTTTCTCCAAACCTCATCAGGTTGCCCAGACCGAAAGCGTTTCATCAAATGTTCAGAGTCAGCTGTCTGATAATCCATTCCATGACCACCTGGAGGAGCCCTCGGATGTTTCAAAAATGCGGCTACAAATAACAGGGGATAGAAGACATTTCATCAAATCATTAAATTTAAGACAATTTCCTTTATTGAAGATAACTAACCAGAACTAGGTGCCTGAACAAGACCAGGAGGCGCTGCTGCAACAGCATGAGCAACGGACAGGTTAGCACTTGACATCCAGCCCGCAATAGCACTTGGGGAAGGAGAAACAACTGGCTGGAAAGGCTGCCAAAAAAAAGTGAGAAAATATGAGATGCCAGGGAGTATTATATCATTTCGGAAAAATAAACCACACACAACTTACACCATGGCCTCCAAGAGGTGGAAAAACACCAGGTTTAGGAATTGGTCCAGCGAGAGGGTTGTTAGCAGGAGGGGGGCCACGTGTGCCATTACTTGAAGCACAAGTATGATCTGAAAAGAGTGTTTTAATATCCGGATTTGGTCGTGGATTCTTGCAAAGCTGATGTTGCCAGTTAAGActgaaaattcaagaaaacaaaataaCATTCTTACAACATGTAAGCCACTTAGCAGCAAAATCAGATATGCATACTTGAATATCAGTACATACCTTTGGTTTATCAGTGTTCTTAATCTTGAAGCCTTAAAGGAAGGAAATGCGAGCTTGTCCCGAAACAATGGGTTAGCCTCTATTAGCTTTTTCAGTTCAATCAGCATGATGTTTCTTGCAGATTTTGAATCCCCATATTTGGAGAGCTGCTCGTTCTGCCTATAAAATTATAGGAGTAATAGAACAGTATTACTAGAGACATGGAAAACAGAAGTAGAGCCAGCAAGCAAGTTTTACCTAAAATTGTCAAGGGTCAATAACTGAGTGATCTCTTTAAAAAGATCTTCGTTGAATGACGCAAAGACCTTGAGATCCCTCACAAGAATCTCAACAGCTTTTGCTCGATCTTGTCTGCAAATTATTggatgtatttattttaaatataaaaaattatcaatAAGCGTGAGTGGATACAAAAGATATCATAAATGGTTTTGGAATAAAATGTACCTATCCAGAGCTTCGAGATACTTCTGTTTTCTAATTTCAAAGAAAATTTTCATTGAATAACGATTATCCTCAACTTTCGTGAATCCACTTAAATATCTCTCAACTTCTTCCCATTCACCTGCTTGAACTTGGTCCTCAAAATACTTCATATTGAAGAAAAAACCAGATTCTTGTTCCAACCTAAGAGGAGTAAatgaacaattccaaagattaATTCTCCTCGACCAAAaagtaatataattttttatgaaagAGTCAATTTCACATTTTCCTCAGTCAACAATTAGTGGTTCATGTCATGGAAATAAAGAGTGGGTGTAGAAGAGGTTTCTTCTTTAGTAAAAAGTCAGAAGATGCTGATGCATCACATTCAAACACCCATATGAACAGGTCTGCTCTCTATCTTAAATCCAGAGGTATTGCACTGAaaactgaaaaaataaaaatcatagcCGAGATCTAAGGCAAGGTTCCCAGTGAATTAGTTGCATTTCATAGAGTGGTTTCTAATGAATTCATTGCATTACAGACAAGTGCAAAAGTGACAGCTTCTTCCATAcgttaaatatatatacatctaaGGCATGAACCAACAAAATAACTTACTTATGCACTGTCTCCTTGAACTTCTCTTCATCCAAGAACTGCAGTATTAAGAAAACCAGTTCTCGACTCAAGGACGACATAGTGACGCCTCCCGGTACCCCCAACCACTCCAGCGCAAATCTCCACAAGTGACCCCTAAAGATTAAAATAGAAAGGAAACCCGTACACCTCCTATTCTATCAACTAACAGACAAGGTATACCATCTTTTTCTCACAAACACAATTAATTTCCCACAAGCCACGTTATCCAAATCTCAGAACGCACTAGATATAAGAAACAATGTATTTAAAGACAGTAAAATCAAATTTCtacaataaaaagaaacatAACGTGCTGGTATATTTCAGTAACAACTCAAAATAAGGCAGAACAAATCTTCTTCTTCCTTCACTGCCAAAATGCTGGAGGCAAGAACTGCTCTATCCAAATACCTACAAGAAAAAACACAACAATAATCTAAACTTTAGAAATCACCCCCACCACAGAGTTGGAAGCTCCAACTCCCTAGCAAAATGAACCTTCCACAAtggcaaaaaagaaaaaaatcaaaattcaaaCAAACCCACCTCACTTTCTCCTAAAAAATTCCGTCTTCCACTCAAGaccaaataaaatttaaaccaATCGTACGGTCCCCAGATCTGAGCACACATTCTAGTGAATAGAAAAGACAGACTCACGCCCAATGGCTCAGAATTCAACCATGCACAAAGCTAGGGTTTTTCTTTAAAGAAAGACGCCTCCTTTTCTCACTCTTTCCTTTGCCGCACAGTACTTGCCTCCTCTGTACTATTTCCCCTCTCTCCCCCCAATTCTATCTAATTATGTAATCGTGCGTAAATCTAAACGTGGGTTCTGGAATCGAAAACGCTTGCTGTGTTGACCGTGGAGTATATATATAGTGTGTTTGTGTAGGGATTTATGTGCATTAATGTTTACTACCTGTCGCTCAGCCACAAATGATTCCCCGTGTATTTAGGGGACGTAttcattttatattttcaaatatttttaatgattttttttaaatgatggattttttttaagttgatagatttttattgacttttatggaatctcataaaattgtaaaacaaatttcatagactcttatagattttttttcaatatttttgtagacttttgtaaaatttttcatagaattatgtgaattttgtagtttataattgtgatttattttttattaatttttttaaaataattattggacatgaattttacttacttaaaagttaaatcgatttaatttgtgaaaaacgacaaatgaactatccaatttattgaaatcaaaatttcaattctttatgtcaattcaacatattaatgaataatatatttataagttcataataaaattttattaaaagaacactcaaaataatgagtagtcttttataaaaaatctaatcattactgacaatttgatcaacatcgttctacattccattggctatgatatccctccatgcattagcatttgttcgttgttgtttttgagtattaaataactgatcaaagtcgtcaccttcataaacttgtgctgatgaagacaattaagcttcattat
This window contains:
- the LOC142517627 gene encoding protein TOPLESS-RELATED PROTEIN 2-like isoform X1 — protein: MSSLSRELVFLILQFLDEEKFKETVHKLEQESGFFFNMKYFEDQVQAGEWEEVERYLSGFTKVEDNRYSMKIFFEIRKQKYLEALDRQDRAKAVEILVRDLKVFASFNEDLFKEITQLLTLDNFRQNEQLSKYGDSKSARNIMLIELKKLIEANPLFRDKLAFPSFKASRLRTLINQSLNWQHQLCKNPRPNPDIKTLFSDHTCASSNGTRGPPPANNPLAGPIPKPGVFPPLGGHGPFQPVVSPSPSAIAGWMSSANLSVAHAVAAAPPGLVQAPSSAAFLKHPRAPPGGHGMDYQTADSEHLMKRFRSGQPDEVSFSGSSHPSNIYSPDDLPKTVVRNLNQGSNVMSMDFHPQQETVLLVGTNVGDISIWEVGSRERLALKTFKVWDISACSMPFQTTLVKDATISVNRCVWGPDGSILGVAFSKHIVQIYTYNPAGELRQHLEIDAHIGGVNDIAFAHPNKQLCIVTCGDDKTIKVWDAVVGRRQYTFEGHEAPVYSVCPQYKENIQFIFSTAIDGKIKAWLYDSLGSRVDYDAPGLWCTTMAYSADGTRLFSCGTSKDGESHLVEWNESEGAIKRTYSGFRKRSLGVVQFDTTRNRFLAAGDEFQIKFWDMDHTNTLTCTDGDGGLPASPRLRFNKEGSLLAVTTSDNGIKILANGDGQRLLRMLETRVFDGPRGFSEAVNVKPAIAGSLGPIPNVSASISPILERTDRTQQPMSLGNMATVESSRAADVKPRILDTGDKVKSWKFPDIADSSQVKTLKLPDPLAASKVVRLLYTNSGLALLALATNAVHKLWKWPRNERNPSGKSSAFSVPQLWQPTNGALMSNDMSDVKTTEDSVSCIALSKNDSYVMSASGGKVSLFNMMTFKVMTTFMPPPPAATYLAFHPQDNNIIAIGMEDSTIQIYNVRVDEVKTKLMGHQKRISGLAFSQSLNTLVSSGVDAQLCVWSMDGWEKKKSRPIQAPPGLPSALVGETRVQFHNNQSHLLVVHESQIAIYDAQLECSRSWYPRDTLSAGISSAIYSCDGMMIITGFCDGAVGLFDADSLSLRCQIAPTAYLSSSVSSNNIAFPVVIAAHPSDPNQFALGMSDGAVHVIEPSDAETKWGGSTPQDNGALPSIPSSSALNSQPSETPSR
- the LOC142517627 gene encoding protein TOPLESS-RELATED PROTEIN 2-like isoform X2; this encodes MSSLSRELVFLILQFLDEEKFKETVHKLEQESGFFFNMKYFEDQVQAGEWEEVERYLSGFTKVEDNRYSMKIFFEIRKQKYLEALDRQDRAKAVEILVRDLKVFASFNEDLFKEITQLLTLDNFRQNEQLSKYGDSKSARNIMLIELKKLIEANPLFRDKLAFPSFKASRLRTLINQSLNWQHQLCKNPRPNPDIKTLFSDHTCASSNGTRGPPPANNPLAGPIPKPGVFPPLGGHGPFQPVVSPSPSAIAGWMSSANLSVAHAVAAAPPGLVQAPSSAAFLKHPRAPPGGHGMDYQTADSEHLMKRFRSGQPDEVSFSGSSHPSNIYSPDDLPKTVVRNLNQGSNVMSMDFHPQQETVLLVGTNVGDISIWEVGSRERLALKTFKVWDISACSMPFQTTLVKDATISVNRCVWGPDGSILGVAFSKHIVQIYTYNPAGELRQHLEIDAHIGGVNDIAFAHPNKQLCIVTCGDDKTIKVWDAVVGRRQYTFEGHEAPVYSVCPQYKENIQFIFSTAIDGKIKAWLYDSLGSRVDYDAPGLWCTTMAYSADGTRLFSCGTSKDGESHLVEWNESEGAIKRTYSGFRKRSLGVVQFDTTRNRFLAAGDEFQIKFWDMDHTNTLTCTDGDGGLPASPRLRFNKEGSLLAVTTSDNGIKILANGDGQRLLRMLETRVFDGPRGFSEAVNVKPAIAGSLGPIPNVSASISPILERTDRTQQPMSLGNMATVESSRAADVKPRILDTGDKVKSWKFPDIADSSQVKTLKLPDPLAASKVVRLLYTNSGLALLALATNAVHKLWKWPRNERNPSGKSSAFSVPQLWQPTNGALMSNDMSDVKTTEDSVSCIALSKNDSYVMSASGGKVSLFNMMTFKVMTTFMPPPPAATYLAFHPQDNNIIAIGMEDSTIQIYNVRVDEVKTKLMGHQKRISGLAFSQSLNTLVSSGVDAQLCVWSMDGWEKKKSRPIQAPPGLPSALVGETRVQFHNNQSHLLVVHESQIAIYDAQLECSRSVFKLLVQCEISVFWEERVFSVTRLTPSCSIVRVMTMNIPPC